One genomic region from Oceanicoccus sp. KOV_DT_Chl encodes:
- a CDS encoding tRNA-dihydrouridine synthase yields the protein MKTQFLGKTLSGPFTIPSGIVTCSAPIIQAFFDSIPEVGVLTTKSIGPTPRAGYREPVLSQYAPGCFVNAVGLTNPGAEKAAEMMAELVIPEDRFLLISIFGGSVEEYVSVAKIMAPYADGLELNLSCPHAKGYGMAMGQDPALVQEITAAVKAAVNIPVVPKLTPNVPNIGEIAQAAVAGGADAICAINTVGPGNHLSYGENVLSNGMGGMSGKGVLPLALKCVNEITNAVDCPVIACGGISSADNVRAFETLGANIFGIGSALVGMTTAQIGQYFKTLTNDLTSAKSNKAEALIRYDIDMDFQPLTLVSNEKVCDDIAILTFDKKVGVQAGEFIFLWIPGLGEKPFSALTDDPFSLVIINLGSLPTP from the coding sequence TTGAAAACCCAATTCCTCGGTAAAACCCTGTCCGGCCCCTTCACCATTCCATCTGGCATCGTCACCTGTTCCGCTCCTATCATTCAGGCTTTTTTTGACTCCATACCTGAAGTGGGCGTATTAACTACCAAAAGCATTGGCCCCACACCTCGCGCCGGTTACCGTGAACCCGTATTGAGTCAATATGCACCAGGCTGCTTTGTAAATGCAGTAGGATTGACTAATCCCGGTGCTGAAAAAGCTGCCGAAATGATGGCCGAACTGGTTATTCCCGAAGATCGCTTTTTACTGATTTCTATTTTTGGTGGCAGTGTTGAAGAGTATGTCAGCGTCGCCAAAATCATGGCCCCCTACGCCGACGGCTTGGAACTGAATCTATCCTGCCCCCACGCCAAGGGTTACGGTATGGCGATGGGTCAGGACCCAGCATTAGTTCAAGAGATTACCGCTGCAGTTAAAGCCGCCGTGAATATTCCAGTAGTGCCTAAACTAACCCCTAACGTACCCAACATTGGAGAGATCGCACAAGCCGCTGTCGCTGGCGGTGCCGATGCGATTTGTGCCATCAATACCGTTGGGCCAGGCAACCATCTCAGTTATGGCGAGAACGTATTAAGCAATGGTATGGGCGGTATGTCCGGCAAGGGCGTATTACCACTGGCACTTAAATGTGTAAATGAAATCACCAACGCTGTTGACTGTCCAGTGATTGCTTGTGGCGGTATAAGCAGCGCCGATAACGTACGCGCCTTTGAAACATTGGGCGCCAATATATTCGGTATTGGCTCTGCACTAGTCGGTATGACTACTGCTCAAATAGGTCAGTATTTTAAAACACTGACCAATGACCTGACCTCCGCTAAAAGCAATAAAGCCGAAGCGTTGATTCGTTATGATATCGATATGGATTTTCAACCTCTGACATTAGTCAGCAATGAAAAAGTCTGTGACGATATTGCAATCCTGACCTTCGATAAAAAGGTCGGCGTTCAAGCCGGAGAGTTTATTTTCCTGTGGATTCCCGGCTTAGGTGAAAAACCCTTCTCCGCTTTGACCGATGATCCTTTTTCTCTGGTCATTATTAACCTGGGGAGTTTACCGACGCCATGA
- a CDS encoding 2OG-Fe(II) oxygenase: MRRKISISIPLNDPSEYEGGELQFNAGGLLLTPDQEKGKALMFPSWMMHRVTPVTLGRRYSMVVWIHGPNWS; encoded by the coding sequence ATGCGGCGTAAAATTAGTATTTCAATTCCGCTTAACGACCCTTCAGAGTATGAAGGTGGAGAACTGCAATTTAATGCAGGTGGCTTGCTGCTTACTCCTGATCAAGAAAAAGGTAAAGCTCTGATGTTTCCCAGTTGGATGATGCACCGAGTTACACCAGTCACTTTAGGTAGAAGATACAGCATGGTTGTATGGATACACGGACCTAATTGGAGTTAA
- the rlmKL gene encoding bifunctional 23S rRNA (guanine(2069)-N(7))-methyltransferase RlmK/23S rRNA (guanine(2445)-N(2))-methyltransferase RlmL codes for MSHPAVSAYAYFATCPKGLETLLLEELRSLGASKVKETVAGVYFDGPLSIAYRSCLWSRLANRILMPLSQDECRNTDDLYAAVKALPWEQHLAVDGSFAIDFSGAMPGLKHPHFAALKAKDAIADYFTERFERRPDVNKDHPGIRVNIRVAKGVLVTSLDLSGESLHRRGYRQEGGAAPLKENLAAAILMRANWSGIAARGGALLDPMCGSGTLLIEGAMMSANIAPGILRSYWGFNGWLGHQSKYWDAELQEARALKEAALQRQWPEIRGYDASPKAIDIAQQNIDAAGLNGKVRVLRKELADFAKPTHVEIDSGLVICNPPYGERLGDESSLLHLYRNLGQTLKKEFVGWQAGVFTGNPELGKKMGLKNKKQYQLFNGAIASKLLSFDVQPEYFVEDRRALTERDEKSSVPQPLSDGAQMFANRLRKNRKQLQKWAKNNNVSCYRLYDADMPEYAVAVDYYEGWVHVAEYSAPASVDPAVAEQRLREVMSAIPQALDVAEKYVVLKQRTRQKGAKQYQKQDSSGDFFEVREGQAKLLVNMKDYLDTGLFLDHRPVRLKIAELAKGNRFLNLFCYTATASVHAAMGGATFTDSVDLSSTYLEWASKNMALNGFSETKHRMIRADVLEWVKTCDNRYDLILLDPPTFSNSKKMDATLDIQRDHVALIHDAMKLLTRDGLLIFSNNQRKFSLANDQLTDYCVENKSDWSLDKDFHRSKKIHQCWFIKHQEK; via the coding sequence ATGTCCCACCCAGCTGTTAGCGCTTATGCGTACTTTGCCACATGTCCCAAAGGTTTAGAGACGCTGTTGTTGGAAGAATTACGCTCTTTAGGGGCCAGCAAGGTAAAAGAAACTGTGGCTGGGGTTTATTTTGACGGGCCGTTGAGCATTGCTTACCGCAGTTGTTTATGGTCGCGATTGGCGAACCGTATTTTAATGCCACTGAGTCAAGATGAGTGTCGTAACACCGATGACTTGTATGCAGCGGTTAAAGCGCTGCCGTGGGAGCAGCACCTGGCTGTTGACGGTAGTTTTGCGATTGATTTCTCCGGCGCCATGCCGGGTCTAAAGCACCCTCATTTCGCCGCCTTAAAAGCCAAAGACGCTATCGCTGATTATTTTACCGAGCGGTTTGAACGTCGTCCGGATGTAAATAAAGATCACCCTGGTATTCGCGTCAATATTCGTGTTGCCAAGGGTGTATTAGTTACTAGTCTGGATTTGTCGGGAGAGAGCTTACACCGTCGTGGTTATCGGCAAGAGGGTGGGGCGGCGCCGTTAAAGGAAAACCTCGCGGCAGCGATTTTAATGCGGGCCAATTGGTCAGGTATAGCGGCCAGAGGTGGCGCGCTTTTGGACCCAATGTGTGGTTCCGGTACGCTACTCATTGAAGGCGCGATGATGTCGGCCAATATTGCGCCGGGTATTTTACGCAGCTACTGGGGTTTTAATGGTTGGTTGGGCCATCAATCAAAATATTGGGATGCAGAATTACAAGAAGCCAGGGCGTTAAAAGAAGCCGCCCTCCAGCGTCAATGGCCGGAAATCCGCGGTTATGATGCAAGCCCTAAAGCTATTGATATCGCCCAGCAAAATATCGATGCCGCAGGTTTGAACGGTAAAGTTCGAGTGTTGCGCAAGGAATTGGCAGATTTTGCCAAACCCACCCATGTTGAAATTGATTCCGGTTTGGTTATTTGCAACCCACCGTATGGCGAGCGTTTAGGTGATGAGTCTTCGTTATTGCATTTGTATCGCAATCTCGGTCAAACCCTGAAAAAAGAATTCGTCGGTTGGCAGGCGGGCGTGTTTACCGGCAACCCGGAGCTGGGTAAAAAAATGGGGCTGAAAAATAAAAAACAGTACCAGCTTTTTAATGGCGCGATTGCCAGTAAATTACTTAGCTTTGATGTACAGCCGGAATACTTTGTCGAAGATCGTCGAGCATTAACGGAGCGCGATGAGAAGTCGTCGGTGCCTCAGCCATTGTCGGATGGCGCGCAAATGTTTGCCAATCGCTTAAGGAAAAACCGCAAGCAGTTACAAAAATGGGCAAAAAATAACAATGTCAGTTGCTATCGTTTGTACGATGCGGATATGCCGGAATACGCGGTTGCGGTAGATTATTATGAAGGTTGGGTGCATGTTGCTGAATACAGCGCACCGGCTAGTGTTGATCCCGCCGTTGCTGAACAGCGGTTGCGCGAGGTGATGTCGGCGATTCCGCAGGCATTGGATGTCGCTGAAAAATATGTGGTACTAAAGCAACGCACCCGACAAAAAGGAGCGAAGCAATATCAAAAGCAAGACAGTAGTGGCGACTTTTTTGAGGTAAGGGAAGGGCAGGCTAAACTGCTGGTGAATATGAAAGACTATCTGGATACAGGGTTGTTTCTAGATCACCGGCCGGTGCGTTTAAAAATAGCGGAGTTGGCTAAGGGCAATCGTTTTTTAAATCTCTTTTGTTATACCGCTACAGCGAGTGTGCACGCGGCAATGGGTGGCGCTACCTTCACTGATAGTGTTGATCTTTCCAGTACCTATCTGGAGTGGGCCAGTAAGAATATGGCGTTAAATGGCTTTAGTGAAACCAAGCACAGGATGATACGGGCTGATGTGCTGGAATGGGTAAAAACCTGTGACAATCGCTATGATTTGATCTTATTGGATCCGCCGACGTTTTCAAATTCCAAGAAAATGGATGCCACTCTCGATATACAGCGTGATCATGTGGCCTTAATCCATGATGCGATGAAGTTATTAACTCGCGACGGCTTGTTAATCTTCTCTAATAACCAGCGTAAATTCAGCCTCGCTAATGATCAATTAACGGATTACTGTGTCGAGAATAAATCTGACTGGTCTCTTGATAAAGATTTTCACCGTTCGAAGAAGATTCATCAGTGCTGGTTTATCAAGCATCAGGAAAAATAA
- a CDS encoding DUF2835 family protein yields the protein MQTLIIDLTISADEFLKQYQFPDAVVVTFSRCHRSVQFPANILQRFVTHKGISGSFRIQFDNRGKFMQIERV from the coding sequence ATGCAAACCCTGATTATCGATTTAACCATCAGTGCCGATGAGTTTTTGAAGCAATATCAATTTCCAGACGCGGTGGTGGTTACTTTCAGTCGTTGCCATCGCAGTGTTCAGTTCCCCGCAAATATTTTGCAGCGGTTTGTCACCCACAAAGGTATAAGTGGCAGTTTTCGCATTCAGTTTGATAATCGTGGGAAATTCATGCAGATTGAGAGAGTGTGA
- a CDS encoding lamin tail domain-containing protein: protein MLNSVISHTRLTPFHNRILYTALFAISSQYTAAAVLPGDLLITEVMANPAAVSDANGEWFEVWNTRNHSIDLNGLTVRDEGSNNFTVDEPLLVAAGAFFVFAKNGDSASNGGLNADYSYSNFTLANSSDAIIIEFAGNLIDNLSYNDSALFGAAGNSAERIGGAFMLTPFEFSYGDGDIGTPGSAGSDIPVSTVPLPSAAWLMASALAGLIFRRKPLASSN, encoded by the coding sequence ATGTTGAACTCTGTAATTTCTCACACCCGCTTAACGCCCTTTCATAACCGCATCCTCTACACAGCCTTATTTGCTATCAGCAGTCAGTACACTGCGGCAGCGGTATTACCCGGCGACTTATTAATCACTGAAGTAATGGCCAACCCTGCTGCTGTCAGCGACGCCAACGGAGAATGGTTTGAAGTTTGGAACACCCGCAATCACAGCATCGATCTCAATGGTTTAACTGTGCGCGATGAAGGCAGTAATAACTTCACTGTCGATGAACCACTGCTAGTTGCCGCCGGTGCTTTTTTTGTTTTTGCCAAAAATGGCGACAGCGCCAGCAATGGTGGTTTGAATGCTGATTACAGTTATAGCAATTTCACTCTGGCCAATAGCAGTGATGCCATCATCATCGAGTTCGCTGGCAACCTGATCGACAATCTTAGTTACAACGATAGCGCTTTATTCGGAGCCGCCGGCAATAGTGCCGAGCGTATTGGCGGTGCTTTTATGCTTACACCCTTTGAATTTAGTTACGGTGACGGTGATATTGGCACTCCAGGTAGCGCCGGCAGTGACATCCCTGTTTCAACAGTTCCGCTGCCCTCGGCGGCGTGGCTAATGGCATCAGCATTAGCAGGGCTGATTTTTCGGCGTAAACCGCTAGCGTCATCAAACTAA
- the rmf gene encoding ribosome modulation factor: MRRQKRDMAERAFSKGYQAGSHGRHKDTCPHDNGDVRQQWMTGWREGRTDQWDGLTGVSGIHKMDIH, translated from the coding sequence ATGAGAAGACAAAAACGTGATATGGCAGAACGAGCATTTTCCAAAGGTTACCAGGCTGGCTCACATGGCCGCCACAAAGATACCTGCCCCCACGATAATGGCGATGTTCGCCAACAATGGATGACCGGCTGGCGTGAAGGCCGCACCGATCAATGGGATGGTCTCACCGGAGTCTCCGGTATTCATAAGATGGATATCCATTAA